Proteins from a single region of Flavobacterium sp. K5-23:
- a CDS encoding OmpA family protein: MIKKISLGLLVLALTTSCVSKKIYNDLESKYTDLKKENRSVADENADLLKAKSQLEIERNALKADLNKAKSERDKWLADYGALNNKMDLLKESYKALEKNSNESLQINMSKNRDLLEQLDAKGKALAIEQERLNKSAQRLQELESMIASKEAAMKKLKETLSKALNSFEGKGLTVEQKNGKVYVSMENKLLFNSGSYSVGPEGKKAVVEVGKVLGDNPDISVLIEGHTDDDGFTSSGPIANNWDLSTKRATAIVAILSENTKVNKKNLTAAGRSEFSPLASNATAEGKAKNRRIEIILTPRLDEIAEMLNEIN; encoded by the coding sequence ATGATAAAAAAAATCTCTCTTGGATTGCTAGTTTTAGCATTGACTACATCCTGCGTTTCAAAGAAAATATACAATGATCTGGAAAGTAAGTATACTGATTTGAAAAAAGAAAATAGAAGTGTCGCAGATGAAAATGCGGATCTTTTAAAAGCTAAAAGTCAATTAGAAATTGAAAGAAACGCTTTAAAAGCCGATTTAAATAAAGCCAAATCAGAACGTGATAAATGGCTTGCTGATTATGGTGCTTTAAATAATAAAATGGATTTGTTGAAAGAGTCTTATAAGGCTTTAGAGAAAAACAGCAATGAATCTTTACAAATTAATATGAGTAAAAACCGTGATTTACTGGAGCAGTTAGATGCAAAAGGGAAAGCATTGGCTATTGAGCAAGAACGATTGAACAAGAGCGCACAAAGGCTACAGGAACTAGAATCTATGATTGCTTCTAAGGAAGCGGCTATGAAGAAGTTGAAAGAAACGCTTTCAAAAGCTTTGAATAGTTTTGAAGGAAAAGGATTGACAGTGGAGCAAAAAAACGGAAAAGTTTATGTGTCTATGGAAAACAAACTTCTTTTTAATTCCGGAAGCTATTCAGTAGGACCTGAAGGGAAAAAAGCGGTAGTGGAAGTAGGTAAAGTTCTAGGGGACAATCCTGATATTTCAGTTTTAATCGAAGGTCATACTGATGATGATGGATTTACAAGCTCAGGACCTATTGCAAACAATTGGGACTTGTCTACTAAAAGAGCAACTGCTATTGTTGCTATTTTAAGTGAAAACACTAAAGTCAACAAGAAAAATTTGACTGCGGCCGGAAGAAGTGAATTTTCGCCTTTAGCATCAAATGCAACTGCAGAGGGGAAAGCAAAAAATCGTAGAATTGAAATTATCCTAACGCCAAGATTAGACGAAATAGCTGAAATGCTGAATGAAATAAATTAA
- a CDS encoding aldo/keto reductase produces MKYTTLPNTDIKVSKICLGTMTFGQQNTEAEGHAQMDYALENGVNFFDTAEMYSIPANKDTYGSTEKIIGTWFKKSGKRSAIVLASKIAGPNPNFGYMRDTMDFSPSSIKTALDQSLQRLQTDYIDLYQLHWPERKTNYFGQRGFHTQDDQWEDNIHSVLETLDGFIKEGKIKHIGLSNENAWGIMRFLEENKYNNLPRIKTIQNPYSLLNRLFENASAEICSRENVGLLAYSPMAFGILSGKFLTGEKHPKARLTLFPQYSRYSSDQCTEATRLYNEIAIKNGLSLTELSLAFIEQQPFLTSTIIGATTLEQLKENIDTINVTLSKEVLNATDAVQAIIPDPAP; encoded by the coding sequence ATGAAATATACTACACTACCTAATACTGATATAAAAGTTAGCAAAATTTGTCTTGGAACGATGACTTTTGGACAACAAAACACGGAAGCAGAAGGCCACGCCCAAATGGATTATGCCCTTGAAAACGGAGTTAACTTTTTTGACACTGCCGAGATGTATTCCATTCCTGCCAATAAAGACACTTACGGAAGCACCGAGAAAATTATTGGGACTTGGTTTAAGAAATCCGGGAAAAGATCAGCCATAGTTCTAGCTTCTAAAATTGCGGGACCTAATCCTAATTTTGGCTATATGAGAGATACTATGGATTTCTCTCCTTCGAGTATTAAAACTGCTTTGGATCAAAGTTTACAACGCCTTCAAACGGATTATATTGACTTGTATCAGCTGCATTGGCCGGAACGCAAAACGAATTACTTCGGGCAGCGTGGTTTTCATACACAGGATGATCAATGGGAAGATAACATTCATTCCGTATTGGAAACTTTGGACGGATTTATTAAAGAAGGAAAAATAAAACACATCGGTTTATCTAATGAAAATGCGTGGGGAATTATGCGTTTTCTTGAGGAAAACAAATACAATAATTTGCCTCGAATAAAAACAATTCAAAATCCATATTCGTTATTGAACAGGCTTTTTGAAAATGCCTCTGCTGAAATTTGCAGTAGAGAAAATGTAGGTTTGTTGGCGTATTCACCCATGGCTTTTGGTATTTTATCAGGTAAGTTTTTAACCGGGGAAAAACATCCAAAGGCGAGACTTACTTTGTTCCCTCAATACTCAAGATATAGCAGCGATCAATGTACCGAGGCTACTCGGTTGTACAATGAAATTGCCATTAAAAACGGTCTTAGTTTAACCGAATTGTCTTTGGCTTTTATAGAACAACAACCTTTCTTGACCAGTACTATTATTGGTGCTACAACATTGGAGCAATTAAAAGAAAACATTGACACGATAAATGTTACTCTTTCTAAAGAAGTTTTAAATGCTACTGATGCTGTCCAGGCGATAATCCCTGATCCGGCACCTTAA
- a CDS encoding TM2 domain-containing protein: protein MENSKHEYWNDPQPVQQDNKKLAAGLLAIILAPFGIHKFLLGYTTEGIIWLVMSLFTCGMLTGILGIIEGIIYLTKSDQEFYNTYQLNKKGWF, encoded by the coding sequence ATGGAAAACTCAAAACACGAATATTGGAATGATCCTCAGCCTGTTCAACAGGACAATAAAAAATTGGCTGCGGGATTACTGGCTATAATTTTGGCTCCTTTTGGGATTCATAAATTTCTATTGGGATATACCACCGAAGGGATAATATGGTTAGTAATGAGCCTTTTTACTTGCGGGATGCTTACAGGTATATTAGGGATTATAGAAGGAATAATTTATTTGACAAAATCCGATCAGGAATTTTACAATACGTATCAGCTTAATAAAAAAGGCTGGTTTTAA
- the rsmA gene encoding 16S rRNA (adenine(1518)-N(6)/adenine(1519)-N(6))-dimethyltransferase RsmA: MEKVKAKKHLGQHFLKDESIAKDIADTLNLEGYDDVLEIGPGMGVLTKYLLDKPINTYVIEIDEESVTYLDENYPKLKDKIISKDFLRYDINETFQGKQFAIIGNFPYNISTQIVFRTLEYRDQIPEFAGMFQKEVAQRICEKKGTKAYGILSVLVQAFYDAEYLFTVDENVFIPPPKVKSGVLRLRRKADYSLPCGEKLFFTVVKTAFQQRRKTLRNSLKTLNLSDELRADEVFNLRPEQLNVAEFIELTKKIEADGI, from the coding sequence ATGGAAAAAGTAAAAGCAAAAAAACACCTCGGTCAACATTTCTTAAAAGACGAGAGTATTGCAAAAGATATCGCAGATACATTGAACTTAGAAGGTTATGACGATGTGTTAGAAATAGGCCCAGGAATGGGAGTATTAACAAAGTATTTGTTAGACAAGCCTATCAATACGTATGTAATTGAAATCGATGAAGAATCAGTTACGTACTTAGACGAGAATTACCCAAAATTAAAAGATAAAATCATTTCTAAGGATTTCCTGAGATATGACATCAACGAGACTTTTCAAGGAAAGCAGTTTGCCATCATTGGAAACTTTCCTTATAACATTTCGACACAAATTGTTTTTAGAACATTAGAATACCGCGATCAGATACCTGAATTTGCGGGAATGTTCCAGAAAGAGGTGGCACAACGTATTTGTGAAAAAAAGGGAACGAAAGCTTACGGAATTTTATCTGTTTTAGTTCAGGCTTTTTATGATGCGGAGTATTTATTTACAGTGGATGAAAACGTATTTATTCCACCTCCAAAAGTAAAATCGGGTGTGTTGCGCTTGCGTAGAAAAGCTGATTATTCATTGCCTTGTGGTGAAAAACTATTCTTTACTGTCGTAAAAACTGCTTTTCAACAACGTCGTAAAACACTTCGTAATAGTTTGAAAACCCTGAATCTATCTGATGAACTTAGAGCAGATGAAGTTTTTAATCTTCGCCCGGAGCAACTAAATGTAGCCGAATTTATTGAACTTACTAAAAAAATAGAAGCCGATGGAATTTAA
- a CDS encoding tetratricopeptide repeat protein codes for MKKYFLHITLFFSLVCFSQNEQLAQYFYDKGDFEKALVSYEELLVALPSNTQYFLRTIECYQQLQKFDLAEKAIQSRLDKYKQGNLLVELGYNFQLRKDDVKAKVYYDQALDKINKNPNEVYGISNSFERKVLLEYALKAYQTATKLEPNFNFNYQIGLLYGQLGNSAMMIATFLDEAFANPQNSILIQNQLSRFMTDEGDSGFNETLRKELIVRVQKNQDLFWNRYLSWFYVQQKEFSKAFIQEKAIYRRNPESLSNIVNLAQLAIEEEEADVAVSILGFVLENTNDLELLIQAQTYLIKIKIEKAQEKEYAAINTEIQALLTTYEISHFTLPLQLIQAHFVAFNLKQPEQGKAIVKKALELHLNEYEVAQAKMELADILLFEEKFNQALIYYSQIELDLKNDVVGHEASLKAAKTSYFKTDFEWALKQFKVLKSANTLLIANDALEYFLLINDNTVADSTQTALKEFAKGDYLLYQNRIKEATTQFQSILKNYKGQEIEAITLLRLGKIYEKTVDYNLALSQYQAIIDNHNEGIYMDEALYFSAEIYNKKLIMPEKAKPLYEKILFNYQDSIYFVDARVKFRQLRGDTNL; via the coding sequence ATGAAGAAATATTTTCTACATATCACTCTGTTTTTTTCATTGGTTTGTTTTTCTCAAAACGAGCAATTGGCACAATATTTCTATGACAAAGGTGATTTTGAAAAAGCACTAGTCAGCTATGAGGAATTACTCGTGGCGCTTCCGTCTAATACGCAGTATTTTCTAAGAACCATTGAGTGTTACCAACAACTTCAGAAATTTGATTTGGCCGAAAAAGCGATTCAATCTCGATTAGATAAATACAAGCAGGGGAATCTTCTGGTGGAATTGGGATACAATTTTCAATTGCGAAAGGATGATGTCAAGGCTAAGGTTTATTATGATCAAGCATTGGATAAAATCAATAAAAATCCAAATGAAGTGTATGGCATTTCCAATTCTTTTGAGAGAAAGGTATTGTTGGAATACGCCTTAAAAGCCTATCAAACCGCAACCAAATTAGAACCAAATTTTAATTTCAATTATCAAATTGGTCTTCTATATGGTCAATTAGGAAATTCGGCGATGATGATAGCTACTTTTCTGGATGAAGCTTTTGCAAATCCTCAAAATTCAATTCTGATTCAAAATCAACTGTCTCGTTTTATGACTGATGAAGGCGATTCCGGGTTTAATGAAACCTTGCGCAAGGAATTAATTGTTAGGGTTCAGAAGAATCAGGATCTTTTTTGGAACCGCTATTTAAGTTGGTTTTACGTACAGCAAAAAGAATTTTCTAAAGCCTTTATTCAAGAAAAAGCAATCTATAGACGCAATCCGGAATCGTTGTCTAACATTGTGAATCTGGCACAGCTTGCTATCGAAGAAGAAGAAGCTGATGTTGCTGTTTCCATTCTTGGTTTTGTTCTGGAAAACACGAATGATTTGGAGCTACTTATTCAAGCACAAACCTATTTGATTAAAATAAAAATCGAAAAGGCGCAGGAAAAAGAATATGCTGCTATCAATACGGAAATACAAGCTTTGTTAACAACCTATGAAATAAGCCATTTTACCTTACCTTTGCAGTTGATACAAGCGCATTTTGTGGCTTTTAATCTAAAGCAACCCGAGCAAGGAAAAGCGATAGTAAAAAAAGCGCTCGAACTGCACTTGAATGAGTATGAAGTGGCGCAAGCCAAAATGGAATTGGCTGATATTCTTTTATTCGAAGAAAAATTCAATCAGGCGCTGATTTATTATTCGCAGATAGAATTAGATTTAAAGAACGATGTGGTGGGTCACGAAGCGAGTTTAAAAGCGGCCAAAACGAGTTATTTCAAGACTGATTTCGAATGGGCATTGAAACAATTTAAGGTGTTGAAATCGGCAAATACGCTATTGATTGCTAACGATGCCTTAGAATATTTTCTTTTGATAAATGACAATACGGTTGCTGATTCTACCCAAACGGCTTTGAAGGAATTTGCAAAGGGGGATTATCTTTTATATCAAAACCGAATTAAAGAGGCAACAACCCAGTTTCAATCGATTTTGAAAAATTATAAAGGACAGGAAATAGAAGCAATAACTTTATTACGACTGGGTAAAATATATGAAAAAACAGTCGATTATAATTTGGCTTTAAGCCAATACCAAGCGATTATAGACAACCATAATGAAGGGATTTATATGGATGAAGCTTTGTATTTTTCGGCAGAGATTTATAATAAAAAATTAATTATGCCTGAAAAGGCCAAACCACTTTACGAGAAAATACTTTTCAATTATCAGGACAGTATTTATTTTGTGGATGCCAGAGTAAAATTCAGGCAATTAAGGGGAGACACTAATTTATAA
- a CDS encoding DUF4286 family protein, whose protein sequence is MIIYNVTINIHESVHDQWMIWMQHKHIPEILATGKFSSARLVRVLIEEEMGGVTYSVQYTTDSKETLEKYYQEDAPAFREEGTKLFGDKMLAFRTELELISEH, encoded by the coding sequence ATGATAATATACAACGTAACGATAAACATACACGAAAGCGTTCACGATCAGTGGATGATATGGATGCAACACAAGCACATTCCTGAAATTCTGGCTACAGGAAAATTTTCTTCTGCTAGATTAGTTCGTGTTTTGATAGAAGAAGAAATGGGAGGAGTGACTTATTCAGTGCAATACACTACTGACAGTAAAGAAACTTTAGAGAAATACTATCAAGAAGACGCACCTGCTTTTCGTGAAGAAGGAACAAAATTATTTGGGGATAAAATGCTCGCTTTTAGAACGGAGTTGGAATTGATTTCTGAACACTAG
- a CDS encoding VOC family protein: protein MIVDKIKAKYFGQPKTDSVEKRVTGIGGIFFKSKNSKELVAWYGKHLGFKTDDYGSTFWWKDNNGADCSTQWSPFAEDTNYFAPSEKQFMQNFRVANLEKLLRQLEEEGVTIVGEMETFEYGSFGWILDPEGNKIELWEPIDSVFK, encoded by the coding sequence GTGATCGTAGATAAAATAAAAGCGAAATATTTTGGTCAGCCAAAGACGGATTCAGTAGAGAAAAGAGTAACAGGAATTGGAGGCATTTTCTTTAAATCTAAAAACTCCAAAGAATTAGTCGCTTGGTACGGAAAACACCTTGGTTTTAAAACCGATGATTACGGTTCGACCTTTTGGTGGAAAGACAACAACGGCGCCGACTGCTCTACGCAATGGTCCCCGTTTGCAGAGGATACGAATTATTTTGCGCCAAGCGAAAAACAATTTATGCAAAATTTCAGGGTCGCAAATTTAGAAAAATTATTGCGTCAGCTGGAAGAGGAAGGGGTAACGATTGTTGGGGAAATGGAGACTTTTGAATACGGTAGCTTTGGTTGGATTTTAGACCCAGAAGGAAATAAAATTGAACTTTGGGAACCTATCGATAGCGTTTTTAAATAA
- the proC gene encoding pyrroline-5-carboxylate reductase, which produces MNIHIIGGGNLGASVATGIAKFSSNHSITVTRRNTSKIKHLEELGIILSTDNCHNIQEADIVILTIKPYQVDLVLAEILPAITNKIVASAVSGLSIESLQSKIGDTNQAIRIMPNIAAQFGESATCISFQEKNALQGRKLVTLFQDLGTAPIIDEKLMDAATVLAASGTAFALRYIRASMQAGIEIGFDWQTALAISAQTVKGAAEMLMEEQVHPEQLIDRVTTPQGCTIAGLNEMEMHGFSASLIRGIKTSLKQIKG; this is translated from the coding sequence ATGAATATTCACATTATAGGAGGCGGAAACCTTGGAGCTTCAGTAGCCACAGGAATTGCAAAATTCTCCAGCAACCATAGTATTACGGTAACGAGAAGGAATACTTCCAAAATCAAACATTTAGAAGAACTCGGAATCATCTTGTCTACTGATAATTGCCACAATATTCAGGAAGCCGACATTGTGATATTGACCATAAAACCCTATCAAGTAGATTTAGTTCTTGCCGAAATTCTTCCTGCAATCACTAATAAAATTGTTGCTTCGGCAGTGAGTGGATTGTCTATAGAATCACTTCAAAGCAAAATAGGAGACACGAACCAAGCCATTCGCATTATGCCAAATATTGCGGCACAGTTTGGAGAATCCGCAACGTGTATTTCGTTTCAAGAAAAAAATGCGCTTCAAGGGCGAAAATTAGTAACCTTGTTTCAAGATTTAGGAACAGCGCCTATCATTGACGAAAAATTAATGGATGCTGCCACAGTTCTTGCCGCAAGCGGAACCGCATTTGCTTTGCGTTACATTCGCGCCTCTATGCAAGCCGGAATCGAGATAGGTTTCGACTGGCAAACGGCCTTGGCAATATCAGCACAAACCGTAAAAGGTGCTGCCGAAATGCTAATGGAAGAACAAGTGCATCCAGAACAATTAATCGATCGCGTGACCACGCCACAAGGATGTACCATTGCGGGATTGAACGAAATGGAAATGCACGGATTCAGCGCGTCATTAATACGCGGAATCAAAACTTCTCTAAAACAAATCAAGGGATAA
- a CDS encoding lysophospholipid acyltransferase family protein — MGLVTAKEVAKAINAEKYGVFGTFSGWLLMKMLKISTLNKVYNRNKHLQDVDFLNGILNDLQIKFEIPEEDLKRLPKEGAYITVSNHPLGGIDGVLLLKLMLEREPNFKIIANFLLHRIEPLKKYIMPVNPFENHKDAKSSVVGIKETLRHLSDGKPLGMFPAGEVSSYKDGKLMVDKPWEEGAMKVIRKAQVPVVPIYFHAKNSRFFYLLSKISGTFRTAKLPSEVFSQKHRVIKVRVGKPISVNEQNEYKSIEEYSEFLRKKTYMLANPFEKESKPLLTPPTLKITRSPKEIANPANGEKMIAEVDALRSADCRLLQSKNYEVFFAEAGKIPNILHEIGRLREITFREVGEGTNESIDLDKFDQYYHHLFLWDEEAQKIAGAYRMGLGSEIYPAHGIEGFYLNELFRFEPELHDMMHKSIEMGRAFIIKEYQQKPMPLFLLWKGIIHTTLRFPEHKFLLGGVSISNQFSDFSKSLMIEFMKSNYYDPYIAQYIHPKKAYKVKLKDADKDFIFNETEADLNKFDKIIDELEPGSLRLPVLIKKYIKQNARVVAFNVDPLFNNAVDGLMYIRIADIPESTMKPVMEEFQAELERKLAEKED, encoded by the coding sequence ATGGGTTTAGTAACCGCTAAAGAAGTTGCAAAAGCAATAAATGCTGAGAAATACGGAGTGTTCGGTACCTTTTCCGGATGGTTATTAATGAAAATGCTTAAGATTTCTACATTAAACAAAGTATACAATAGAAACAAACACCTTCAGGATGTTGATTTTTTAAATGGTATTTTGAATGATCTACAGATAAAGTTTGAAATTCCAGAAGAAGATTTAAAACGATTACCAAAAGAAGGTGCCTATATCACCGTTTCAAACCACCCATTGGGAGGAATTGACGGGGTTTTATTATTGAAATTAATGCTTGAAAGAGAACCAAATTTCAAAATTATAGCCAATTTCTTGTTGCATCGAATTGAGCCTCTTAAAAAATATATTATGCCGGTTAATCCTTTTGAAAACCACAAAGATGCCAAGTCCAGTGTGGTGGGAATCAAGGAAACGCTACGCCATTTAAGTGACGGAAAACCATTAGGTATGTTTCCCGCAGGTGAGGTGTCCTCTTATAAAGACGGAAAATTAATGGTTGACAAACCATGGGAAGAAGGTGCTATGAAGGTAATCCGAAAAGCTCAGGTTCCTGTTGTGCCCATTTATTTCCATGCAAAAAACAGTCGCTTTTTCTACCTGCTTTCAAAAATCAGCGGGACTTTTAGAACAGCAAAACTTCCATCTGAAGTATTTAGCCAGAAACATCGTGTGATAAAAGTAAGAGTTGGGAAGCCTATTTCTGTAAACGAACAGAATGAGTACAAATCGATCGAAGAATACTCAGAGTTCTTAAGAAAGAAAACATATATGCTTGCAAATCCTTTTGAAAAGGAAAGCAAACCACTATTGACTCCCCCAACATTAAAAATTACAAGAAGCCCAAAGGAAATAGCAAATCCAGCAAACGGTGAGAAAATGATTGCTGAAGTAGATGCATTAAGAAGTGCAGATTGCAGATTGTTGCAAAGTAAAAATTACGAAGTATTTTTTGCTGAAGCGGGGAAAATCCCAAACATCCTTCACGAAATAGGACGACTGCGTGAAATTACTTTTAGAGAAGTAGGTGAAGGAACGAATGAATCTATCGATTTAGACAAATTTGATCAATATTACCACCACCTCTTTTTATGGGATGAGGAAGCCCAAAAAATTGCCGGTGCCTATAGAATGGGATTGGGTTCTGAAATTTATCCTGCTCACGGAATTGAAGGATTTTATTTGAATGAATTATTTAGATTCGAACCTGAATTACACGATATGATGCACAAATCCATTGAAATGGGTAGAGCATTTATCATTAAGGAGTACCAACAAAAACCAATGCCTCTTTTCCTTCTTTGGAAAGGGATCATTCACACCACATTGCGTTTTCCAGAACATAAATTCCTGCTTGGTGGCGTAAGTATCAGCAATCAATTTTCGGATTTTTCTAAATCTTTGATGATTGAATTTATGAAATCGAATTATTACGACCCTTATATAGCACAATACATACACCCTAAAAAGGCCTATAAAGTAAAACTAAAAGATGCCGACAAAGATTTCATCTTTAATGAAACGGAAGCCGACTTAAACAAGTTTGATAAAATTATTGACGAACTGGAGCCAGGAAGTTTACGACTGCCAGTTTTGATTAAAAAATACATCAAACAAAACGCAAGAGTAGTTGCTTTTAACGTTGACCCTTTATTCAATAATGCTGTCGATGGTTTAATGTATATTCGAATAGCTGATATTCCTGAAAGTACTATGAAACCGGTAATGGAAGAATTTCAAGCGGAGCTAGAACGAAAGCTTGCCGAAAAAGAGGACTAA
- the mgtE gene encoding magnesium transporter, whose product MEFKINKDLILELEQHIVNKNDKELERLLSDVHHADIAEILDELDFDEATYIFKVLDSEKTSEILLELEDDLRENILKRLSAKEIAEELDELNTDDAADIIAELSQAKKEEVISELDDLEHAKDIIDLLRYAEDSAGGLMGKELVKVNENWSVLTCVKEMRAQAENVSRVHSIYVVDDENRLKGRLSLKDLLTTSTKTQIGEIYIKKVTSVNVDAEDVEVARIMQKYDLEAIPVVDAMGRLVGRITIDDIIDVIRDEADKDYQLAAGISNDVEADDSILELSKARLPWLVLALLGGFITVRVLGLFEGAMALHGNLFFFTPLIAAMAGNVGVQSSAIIVQGLANNTLSGSLFNRLIKEVALSLFNGAILASILFLGSYFLLDEPPIMGFVITSALVSVIIIASLIGTFVPLLLDKFGIDPALATGPFITTSNDICGILIYFSIAQLILGF is encoded by the coding sequence ATGGAATTTAAAATCAATAAAGACTTAATACTCGAATTAGAGCAACACATTGTCAATAAGAACGATAAGGAATTAGAACGCCTTCTTAGTGACGTGCATCACGCCGATATTGCCGAGATTCTGGACGAACTTGATTTTGACGAGGCAACCTATATATTTAAAGTATTAGATTCTGAAAAAACTTCCGAAATCCTTCTTGAATTAGAAGACGATTTAAGGGAAAATATCTTAAAAAGACTTTCTGCTAAAGAGATTGCAGAAGAGCTTGATGAGCTGAATACGGATGATGCGGCGGATATTATCGCCGAACTTTCCCAGGCCAAAAAAGAAGAGGTAATCTCTGAGCTGGACGATTTAGAACACGCAAAGGACATTATTGACCTTTTGCGTTATGCTGAGGACAGCGCAGGTGGTTTGATGGGGAAAGAGCTTGTGAAAGTCAATGAAAACTGGAGCGTGCTTACTTGCGTTAAAGAAATGCGTGCCCAGGCCGAAAATGTTTCGCGTGTGCATTCCATCTATGTAGTGGATGACGAAAACAGATTAAAAGGAAGATTGTCTCTAAAAGATTTATTGACCACTTCGACTAAAACGCAAATTGGCGAAATCTATATCAAGAAAGTAACCTCTGTTAATGTCGATGCCGAAGATGTTGAGGTAGCTAGGATTATGCAAAAGTATGACTTGGAAGCAATACCGGTTGTTGATGCTATGGGACGATTAGTAGGACGTATCACCATTGATGATATTATTGATGTGATCAGGGATGAAGCTGACAAGGATTACCAGTTGGCAGCGGGTATCTCAAATGATGTTGAAGCGGATGATAGCATTCTGGAATTGTCAAAAGCACGTTTGCCTTGGTTGGTTCTCGCACTTTTGGGAGGTTTTATAACCGTAAGAGTATTGGGTTTATTTGAAGGAGCCATGGCTTTACACGGAAACTTATTCTTTTTTACACCACTTATTGCTGCAATGGCAGGAAATGTTGGAGTACAATCTTCGGCAATTATAGTTCAAGGTTTGGCTAACAATACCTTGAGCGGTTCTTTGTTTAACCGTCTTATTAAGGAAGTTGCATTAAGTTTGTTTAACGGAGCCATTCTAGCTAGCATCTTGTTTTTAGGAAGTTATTTCCTTTTGGACGAGCCGCCTATTATGGGTTTTGTAATTACGAGCGCATTAGTATCGGTGATTATCATTGCATCGCTAATAGGGACATTTGTACCCTTGCTGCTTGATAAGTTTGGGATTGACCCCGCACTGGCAACAGGACCATTTATAACGACAAGTAATGATATTTGTGGAATTCTAATCTATTTTTCTATTGCACAACTAATTTTAGGGTTTTAA
- a CDS encoding exodeoxyribonuclease III — MKIVSYNVNGIRSAISKGFIEWLQQSNPDVVCLQEIKATPEQIPLLDFELAGYPYHYWFPATKKGYSGVAILSKIKPNKVVYGTGIEHMDFEGRNVRVDFDDLSVMSLYLPSGTNSERLNHKFMFMDDFQNYITDLKATIPNLVICGDYNICHEAIDIHDPVRNKKVSGFLPEERAWLDAFLNNGFIDSFRFLNKEPDNYTWWTVRVPTARLNNKGWRIDYCLVSDSMKDRIKRALILPEAKHSDHCPVLVEIE, encoded by the coding sequence ATGAAAATTGTTTCATATAATGTAAACGGAATTCGGTCGGCTATTTCCAAAGGATTCATAGAGTGGTTACAACAATCTAATCCTGATGTGGTTTGCCTTCAGGAAATTAAAGCAACACCTGAACAGATTCCTTTATTGGATTTTGAACTTGCGGGGTATCCCTATCATTATTGGTTTCCAGCCACTAAAAAAGGATATAGCGGAGTTGCCATATTGTCTAAAATTAAACCCAATAAAGTGGTTTATGGTACCGGAATCGAACACATGGATTTTGAAGGTCGAAATGTTCGTGTCGATTTTGATGATCTATCTGTGATGAGCCTTTATTTGCCTTCAGGTACAAATAGCGAAAGATTGAATCATAAATTTATGTTTATGGATGACTTTCAAAATTATATTACGGATCTAAAAGCTACCATTCCTAATCTAGTTATCTGTGGGGATTACAACATTTGTCATGAAGCCATAGACATTCATGATCCAGTTAGAAATAAAAAAGTTTCAGGGTTTTTACCAGAAGAAAGAGCCTGGCTTGATGCTTTCTTGAATAATGGTTTTATAGATAGTTTCCGTTTTTTAAACAAAGAACCGGATAATTATACTTGGTGGACTGTTCGTGTTCCTACGGCAAGACTCAACAATAAAGGCTGGCGTATTGACTATTGTTTAGTTAGTGATTCAATGAAAGACAGAATAAAAAGAGCACTTATTTTACCGGAGGCAAAACATTCTGACCATTGTCCCGTTTTAGTAGAAATAGAATAA